One Candidatus Niyogibacteria bacterium genomic region harbors:
- a CDS encoding class I SAM-dependent methyltransferase has translation MEKKSSSESDGLVFAIKKIVKKYPKLFFILNHTLGIFVGKSAGQSIRHLAKGSVILNLGSGSAIIREDVINVDIERHPGVKVVADAAKLPFKNDSVDAIIAESLLEHILDPGAVVKEIHRVLKIGGIVYITTPFIIGFHSSPNDYYRWTDSGLRELLKNFEEKELGIMVGPTNAMTYILREWLALVLSFNINFLRQIFVMFFMVLFAPLNFLDYIFARFKGAKNIAHAFYFMGIKK, from the coding sequence ATGGAAAAAAAATCCTCAAGCGAATCTGACGGACTCGTTTTCGCAATAAAAAAAATAGTTAAAAAATACCCAAAACTTTTTTTTATCCTCAATCATACGCTTGGCATTTTTGTCGGGAAATCGGCCGGTCAAAGCATAAGACACCTTGCCAAAGGATCGGTTATTCTTAATTTGGGCTCGGGTTCGGCAATAATAAGGGAAGATGTCATCAATGTTGATATTGAACGGCATCCCGGAGTAAAAGTTGTGGCAGACGCGGCTAAGTTGCCTTTTAAAAACGATTCGGTTGACGCGATTATTGCCGAATCGCTTTTGGAGCATATTCTTGATCCGGGGGCGGTTGTAAAAGAAATACACAGGGTTTTAAAAATCGGCGGGATAGTCTACATAACAACTCCGTTCATAATAGGTTTTCATTCCTCGCCCAATGATTATTACAGGTGGACTGATTCGGGCTTACGCGAATTGTTAAAAAATTTTGAAGAAAAAGAATTGGGAATTATGGTGGGGCCGACCAACGCCATGACCTATATTTTAAGAGAGTGGCTGGCCCTGGTTTTGTCTTTTAATATAAATTTTTTGCGCCAGATTTTCGTAATGTTTTTTATGGTCCTTTTCGCCCCGCTTAATTTTCTGGACTATATTTTCGCGCGATTTAAAGGCGCCAAAAACATCGCGCACGCTTTTTACTTTATGGGGATAAAAAAATAA
- a CDS encoding SIS domain-containing protein, with protein MRTSEEYVSSYLESVKHTAEKLLEACRGEIVLMIVALFEAWKNDVPVFIMGNGGSASSATHFAADLSKTIADKPGYRGLKAITPWDNIPLISAIVNDRPKEDLFTAWLDTHYVKGGVGVGISVHGGSGSDKGGKWSQNLLKGLQYIKDRGGITLGFSGFDGGPMKDLVDVCVVVPEDSTPLVESFHVVLQHLIVFRMRDLIQAGR; from the coding sequence GTGAGAACAAGTGAAGAATATGTCTCGTCGTATCTTGAAAGCGTAAAACACACGGCCGAAAAACTTCTTGAAGCCTGTAGAGGAGAAATCGTTTTAATGATTGTTGCCTTGTTTGAAGCGTGGAAAAATGACGTGCCGGTCTTTATTATGGGCAATGGCGGGTCAGCTTCAAGCGCGACTCATTTTGCCGCCGATCTTTCAAAAACTATTGCCGATAAGCCCGGCTATAGAGGCCTGAAAGCCATAACGCCTTGGGATAATATACCGCTCATTAGCGCCATCGTTAACGATCGTCCGAAAGAGGACCTTTTCACGGCCTGGCTTGACACGCACTATGTTAAAGGCGGAGTCGGCGTTGGCATAAGCGTTCATGGCGGAAGCGGAAGCGATAAGGGCGGAAAATGGTCGCAAAACCTTCTCAAGGGTTTGCAGTATATTAAAGATCGCGGTGGGATTACGCTCGGATTTTCCGGATTTGACGGCGGACCGATGAAGGACTTGGTTGATGTCTGCGTTGTCGTGCCTGAAGATTCAACACCGCTCGTTGAATCGTTTCATGTTGTCTTGCAGCATTTAATTGTTTTTCGGATGAGGGACTTGATTCAGGCGGGGAGATGA
- a CDS encoding HAD-IIIA family hydrolase gives MKGRKAVFIDRDGVVNKLVQRPGFDLPTAPFAFEELRIFNGVKEALLVLKRIGVLRILVTNQPDVVYGYLSYEEWKKIQDEIEKLGFDDVFICPHGRDDGCECKKPKPGMLLAAQKKWNIDLGRSFMIGDTQTDMMAAKTAGCRTILVKDRYNSGVMSDFRAGSLLEAARLIARLITEGGAT, from the coding sequence ATGAAAGGTCGTAAGGCGGTTTTTATTGACCGCGACGGCGTAGTTAATAAGCTGGTGCAAAGGCCCGGTTTTGATTTACCGACAGCCCCGTTTGCTTTTGAAGAATTGCGTATTTTTAACGGCGTCAAAGAAGCTTTGCTGGTTTTAAAACGCATCGGTGTTTTAAGGATTCTTGTAACTAATCAGCCGGATGTCGTATACGGATATTTATCTTACGAAGAGTGGAAAAAAATTCAGGATGAGATTGAAAAACTGGGATTTGATGATGTGTTTATTTGTCCGCACGGGCGGGACGATGGCTGCGAATGTAAAAAACCAAAACCCGGAATGCTGCTTGCGGCACAAAAGAAATGGAACATTGATCTTGGCCGATCTTTCATGATTGGCGATACACAAACAGATATGATGGCGGCTAAAACCGCAGGTTGCCGGACGATTCTCGTGAAGGATCGTTATAACAGCGGGGTAATGAGCGATTTTCGCGCGGGAAGCTTGCTGGAAGCAGCCCGACTGATCGCGCGCCTTATAACGGAAGGAGGGGCAACATGA